The Prevotella sp. E9-3 genome has a window encoding:
- a CDS encoding LruC domain-containing protein, whose protein sequence is MKKLLILAAVLAIVSSCKEKDLYEGPQDMAMTSNPFDFSTIKSIDLTVDYSAYELKSPVFFSIYTEYPFTGEDESSTLREDLLPIYEGFTEPDGKFAQNINLPAYADYLYVVTGNFRIQKTMSGKVVDGKAMFVASKTNNTKRAARRAADVGGPLTTSMQTLYQLSNMVNVSTGDDTGVQIYKPWKVALGEWDSQSGRPAYLLDKETADPRLLFTDEEMDGLYETVSNALVASKTCHDVYRAQADLTLEKASDVTVTFLGSMTCWNNSLGYYYYHEDEVPVKPEDLNIIMLFPNIQDGLWDRDWFKKVPNFYGNISLERGDVVQLMYYPNIANGDMSGATTVFPKGTKIGFILKSNGWGMQKTVDGKKYFNNYNGFGSEMPLARQYNVWATSTDGLSYCNTSGLNPADCQYQNPDGLSRTAKFAYKSTESGQEYPIVGFEDACNDLDYDDVILALKPADVFAPLPVVEDKKTTTVGVYAFEDLWPAAGDYDMNDVMVEMAREITYEVTNGTSYKVKKETLKFTTDQNYVTRTSGLAVTLGINWKTTSINMKKVAANSNDTIETTFQKDGSVYLLTNDVKGELGTTYIIEINYDGGFNVMSKTATVKPFIFRDEAEGRWEVHVPFEAPTKNMNTSLFGTVDDRSVPAEGKYFVRDSDYPFAFYMHGVQLANFKETILKKDNERTKISDIYPTFLNWSQSKGNNNADWYLHPAE, encoded by the coding sequence ATGAAAAAATTACTTATTCTTGCAGCAGTCCTTGCCATCGTTTCTTCGTGCAAGGAAAAAGACCTCTATGAGGGGCCACAAGACATGGCGATGACTTCAAATCCGTTTGATTTCTCGACCATAAAGAGTATTGATCTGACTGTTGACTACTCGGCTTATGAACTTAAAAGCCCGGTATTCTTCAGTATCTACACTGAGTATCCTTTCACTGGTGAAGACGAATCATCAACACTGAGAGAAGATTTGCTTCCCATCTATGAAGGTTTTACCGAACCCGACGGCAAGTTTGCTCAGAACATCAATCTGCCTGCGTATGCCGATTACCTCTATGTGGTGACAGGAAACTTCCGCATTCAGAAAACAATGTCAGGTAAGGTGGTTGACGGCAAGGCTATGTTTGTTGCCTCCAAGACTAATAACACCAAACGCGCTGCGCGTCGTGCTGCCGACGTTGGCGGTCCTCTGACCACAAGCATGCAGACACTCTATCAGTTGTCGAACATGGTAAATGTCAGCACGGGCGATGATACTGGTGTACAGATCTACAAGCCTTGGAAGGTTGCCTTGGGCGAATGGGACAGCCAGAGTGGTCGCCCCGCCTATCTGTTAGACAAAGAGACTGCCGATCCCAGACTTCTGTTTACCGACGAAGAGATGGATGGTCTCTACGAAACAGTTTCAAATGCCCTCGTAGCCAGCAAGACCTGTCATGATGTGTATCGTGCCCAGGCCGATCTCACCTTGGAGAAGGCATCAGACGTAACAGTGACCTTCCTTGGAAGTATGACCTGCTGGAACAACTCATTGGGTTACTATTACTACCATGAGGATGAGGTACCCGTAAAGCCTGAAGATTTGAACATCATCATGCTGTTCCCAAATATTCAGGACGGTTTATGGGATCGTGACTGGTTCAAGAAAGTTCCCAACTTCTATGGCAACATCTCTTTGGAACGCGGCGACGTTGTACAACTGATGTACTATCCCAACATTGCAAATGGCGATATGTCTGGTGCTACTACCGTATTCCCCAAAGGAACAAAGATTGGCTTCATTCTGAAATCAAACGGCTGGGGCATGCAGAAGACTGTTGACGGAAAGAAGTATTTCAACAACTACAACGGCTTTGGTTCAGAGATGCCATTGGCTCGCCAATACAACGTATGGGCTACATCTACCGACGGACTTTCATACTGCAACACCAGTGGTTTGAATCCTGCCGACTGCCAGTATCAGAATCCTGACGGTCTGAGCCGTACAGCTAAGTTCGCTTACAAATCGACAGAATCTGGTCAGGAGTATCCTATCGTGGGCTTTGAGGATGCCTGCAACGACCTCGATTACGACGACGTGATCCTGGCCTTGAAGCCTGCTGATGTGTTTGCTCCACTGCCTGTTGTGGAGGACAAGAAGACTACAACCGTAGGTGTATATGCCTTTGAAGACCTTTGGCCTGCAGCCGGCGACTACGACATGAACGATGTCATGGTTGAGATGGCACGCGAAATCACTTACGAAGTTACCAACGGTACCAGCTATAAGGTAAAGAAAGAAACTCTCAAGTTTACTACCGATCAGAACTACGTTACCCGCACATCTGGACTGGCCGTAACACTCGGCATCAACTGGAAGACCACCAGTATCAACATGAAGAAGGTGGCAGCCAACAGCAACGACACCATCGAAACGACTTTCCAGAAGGATGGTTCTGTTTATCTGCTCACCAACGATGTAAAGGGTGAGTTGGGTACTACCTATATCATCGAGATCAACTATGATGGCGGATTCAACGTGATGAGCAAGACTGCTACTGTGAAGCCATTCATCTTCCGTGACGAGGCTGAAGGCCGCTGGGAAGTACACGTTCCCTTCGAGGCTCCCACTAAGAATATGAACACCAGCCTTTTCGGCACTGTTGACGACCGTTCTGTTCCTGCCGAAGGCAAATACTTTGTTCGCGACAGTGATTATCCCTTCGCTTTCTATATGCATGGTGTTCAGTTGGCCAACTTCAAGGAGACTATTTTGAAAAAGGATAATGAAAGAACAAAAATCAGCGATATCTATCCTACTTTCTTGAACTGGTCACAGTCAAAGGGTAATAATAATGCCGACTGGTATTTGCATCCTGCTGAATAG
- a CDS encoding rhodanese-like domain-containing protein yields the protein MKKLFLAFMTLLGLTACGQENFENVDVAGFDSLRQEPNVIVLDVRTAEEYAEGHLAGALNIDQGEDDFEAKAKATLEKEKTIAVYCRSGRRSASASNRLAAEGYKCVNLKGGIIAWKDAGKPVVTDNN from the coding sequence ATGAAAAAGTTATTTTTAGCTTTTATGACACTGCTTGGGCTGACAGCCTGCGGTCAGGAGAATTTTGAGAATGTGGATGTTGCCGGTTTTGACTCACTGAGACAGGAACCCAACGTCATAGTACTGGACGTGCGCACGGCCGAGGAATATGCCGAAGGCCACCTTGCAGGCGCACTGAACATAGATCAGGGAGAGGACGACTTTGAGGCAAAGGCAAAAGCTACTTTGGAAAAAGAAAAGACCATCGCCGTTTATTGTCGCAGTGGTCGCCGCTCGGCATCTGCCTCCAACCGTCTGGCTGCTGAAGGCTACAAGTGCGTAAATCTGAAAGGGGGCATCATCGCTTGGAAAGATGCCGGTAAACCCGTCGTCACCGACAACAATTAA
- a CDS encoding RNA polymerase sigma factor: MLIPLRLSALTDEQLMRRAAHGSDRAFEELYNRHARRLQGFFTRRLGSDADLASDFVHDTFLRLYAARETYCDGRSFRAWLYTIAYNLVKNHLRSQQPVVISDEKDIPDDCNIEVELDMQNLHDALSGVLKNLPEPYAMLFSLHYEEELTVPQIAQITDLPEGTVKSRLHKTMNIIKLQLKAYENR; this comes from the coding sequence ATGTTGATACCCTTGAGACTCTCGGCACTGACCGATGAACAACTGATGCGGCGGGCTGCTCATGGCAGCGACCGTGCCTTTGAAGAACTCTACAACCGTCATGCCCGACGGTTGCAGGGATTCTTCACTCGCCGACTGGGCAGTGATGCTGATTTAGCTTCTGATTTTGTACACGACACTTTCCTTCGACTCTATGCTGCCCGTGAGACCTACTGCGATGGACGTAGTTTCCGGGCATGGCTTTATACAATAGCCTATAACCTTGTCAAGAATCATCTTCGCAGTCAGCAACCTGTCGTTATTTCCGATGAAAAGGATATTCCTGACGATTGTAATATTGAGGTCGAACTGGACATGCAGAACCTGCACGATGCGTTAAGTGGCGTACTCAAGAATCTGCCCGAGCCCTATGCGATGCTTTTCTCCCTCCATTATGAAGAAGAACTGACGGTTCCCCAAATAGCGCAGATCACAGACCTGCCTGAAGGTACGGTGAAGTCGCGTCTGCACAAAACAATGAACATCATCAAACTACAACTGAAAGCGTATGAAAATAGATAA